In one Myxococcaceae bacterium JPH2 genomic region, the following are encoded:
- a CDS encoding biotin/lipoyl-binding protein, translating into MTDVAAHITGTVWKIEVTVGQKVNVGDVLVILESMKMEMPVEATDGGVVQEIRCSETQAVNEGDVLVVLG; encoded by the coding sequence ATGACGGACGTGGCGGCGCACATCACGGGCACCGTGTGGAAGATTGAAGTGACGGTGGGCCAGAAGGTGAACGTGGGTGACGTCCTCGTCATCCTCGAGTCCATGAAGATGGAGATGCCGGTCGAGGCCACCGATGGTGGCGTCGTGCAGGAGATCCGGTGCAGTGAGACCCAGGCCGTCAACGAGGGCGACGTCCTCGTGGTGCTGGGCTAG